The window AGCTGCTGCTTGCCGCGGAACACGCGCTGAATGCGATCGCCTTCCACGAGCCCCGGCGCAATGGCATTGGCGCGAATGCCCCATTCGCCAAGTTCAATGGCCAGCGTCTTGGTCAGACCGATCACACCCCACTTGGTCGCGGCATAAGGCGAACGGTTCGGAATGCCAAAGCGTCCGGCCACCGACGACAGGTTGATGATGGAGCCTGCTTCCGACTGTTTCAAAAAAGGGATGGCCAACCGCGTCACGTCGAACATCGCGGTGAGGTTGATCGCCATCACCTTGTCCCAGTCGTCGGGCGGATAGTCGGCCACCGGCAGCGTCATGCCGGCGATGCCGGCATTGTTGATCAGCACGTCGATGCCACCGAGGGCTTCGGCGGCGGCCGGCACCATCGTCTCGATATCGGCGCGCACCGCCATATCGCAGCGCTTCGCCACAAGGCCGGGGATTT of the Undibacter mobilis genome contains:
- a CDS encoding SDR family oxidoreductase is translated as MPQKVLITAGAAGIGREFARAFAATGAKIFICDIDDAGLAAMVKEIPGLVAKRCDMAVRADIETMVPAAAEALGGIDVLINNAGIAGMTLPVADYPPDDWDKVMAINLTAMFDVTRLAIPFLKQSEAGSIINLSSVAGRFGIPNRSPYAATKWGVIGLTKTLAIELGEWGIRANAIAPGLVEGDRIQRVFRGKQQLTGRTMDEILGETFSYQSIKKFVDPKDIAALAVFLASPAAKTISGQVIPIDGDRQHA